The genomic segment GATAACATTTTCTTAGTTGAtccattttaccctttaattttttttaacacttcaaaaggtttaatttaaaattttgatttattcataaaaaaattatttaagctaCTAAATTGTTAAggttctttttataaaaaaaattcggtTAGCGAATTTGAAACGACAATTCAATGGTCGATACAATAGATTAGTGTACATCTACAAGAAAAAATATGTCTTGATTCCAAGTTGATCTAAAGATTTGTGTCGAAGACAAGataacattatttatattttagttcaTTGATTcgtaacatttaaaattattttattaagagaaaaaaaactaaactgtAAAAGAGAATGGAAAGAAGAGTTTTTGATTGATGCAGgcgtagacctgtccatgggccgggccgggcccagaaaaaattttTGGCCCTCCTCCTAGGCCCGTGCCTGGCCcaacccaaaatatgggcctaaaattttttctaggcccggcccgagaaaatatcataagcccggcccggcccatttttaaaataaacattaaaaattaatttcaaaataaaaaatattttaaaagtattttaaaataaaaaaataaaaaaaatatatgtattatatttgggCCGGGCTGGCTGGGCCCAGgcaaaaaaagtggtgcccgaggcccggcctattttttaaacgggcctcataTTTTTGCCCAAgaccatatttcgggcctatatttttacccgaaccctcccatatttcgggcgggccgtcgggcggGGCCGCCCGGCCCATAGACAGGTCTAGGCAGGCGGTGCAAACAAAGAATGTCATATAGCAACGATTTTAACAAcctattaatttaaatgaaaacttttgaatagttcagcaACCGTTTTGTTACCTTTTAAAACGTATATTTATTGATAATTTAGTGaaattagatatatattttttaactttttaaaattaaaagattaaaacttaaataaaaatatttgaatagttTAGTAACCATTCGTAGTATGGGCGAGCCTAATATGAGGACATGTAATACGTAATATGAGTTTGCCTACACATGGTGTGAACTTTGTGTATGCGAACCCACTTCGAGTATACACATGCTAACCCTAAGGTAGGGTACGTGCGATCATGCACGGAGACCTACTTAGCATATCACATTTATGAACAGTGACAGTATCATATAAATACATAGAATTAACCCATTTTAGGGGCATATAGAAAAACTATCAACAACTCCAATTaaaatttaggattttttttaaatgacgtATCTAAGTTATGCGATAATGaatgtatttaaaatatcatctatttgttttaaatatattcaagTCCAAATTTGAGCTAATAATTAAAGTTTAGGTTAATGATACAATATTAATATTACGAGGACTTAACTAAAACATCTTAAAGATTAAGatcaattttcaaattaatccatagATTGAGGACGTATGATTAATTAACCTTGTTcttaataaaatcaaacaaatTAAAGGCTAATCActgaaaaaaaattaatcgaaTCGTTTAATTACAAATGAAAATTCCAGTTTAATATTACCCATACAAAAACACACATTTATTTGTCTTTATTTCAATTCTGTTCAATCATAGTGCGAACAGGTTCAAGTTTCAACAGCCATCGTAGCTGTTCATTCATCTGCAACAAAGTTCttaaaagcataaaatcacaAACATGGTTTCAATAACCATTCCATTTTCACTACTGGAAATATTGTCTTATTGGAATTTAAACAAACAAGTAGTGAGCATCTCTCATCCATGGTGTTTTTGTCCTTGTTCCTTAGCATTTCCAGCAAGAAACTGCAACAATGGGCTTGGCATTCCAACCAAGAACCAAACACCCTTTATCTTCCACAACAGTATAACCTTCGCAAACCTTATTGTTCCCAAGCCATTGCTTGGCTTGACTCATCAACCTCAATGGTGTAGCTTGGAACCCTGCTCGGCTCATTCGTCTTCTCCACTGGTCGACCCTCTCGTGCCGTTCGACCCGATCAGCTCCCTCGCAACTCACGATGTTCTTAATTTCTTCGGCAAAGTAAAACTGTTCCATTTTGGCTCGCCTGGTGTCGTATTTGGGTAACATTGCGTCGAGGGAATCGAAGATTGCAGAGTAATAATGGAGTGCTTCCATGAATCTTCCGAGAAAAAAAGGCCCATTATGGCTTGAATCTTGCTCGACGAGTactaaaagcttaggggaaagcTCATGGATCATTTGAAGAACTGAGTTTAAAGCCCCCCTACTTTCTTTAACGACGCAATGAAGTTGAAGAATGCTGTTAACGACAAGGACTTCATCATCGGAAACTTTGATATTTTCAGGCTTTAGATTCTCTAAATTGCTTTCGACGATGTTGAATTCCAGGTTGATTCCCATGGATTTTGCGTAGGTTTTAAGGTCTTTTCCGATAACGTCGAATCGGTCTACGCAGAGACCGACGGCGGTTATACGGAGACGTGTACAGTGTGGTTTGCCAGCGCCGCCACGTGTGGCGGCGAGGCTTTGAATAAGGAAACGCCATTGGTGACCTTGTGGTAAACCAAGGGTCATCCCTAGGTCCACTACGTGGACCAAACTCTCTCCCTCAAAGGCTTCCAATATAGCTAAATTAGCTACGAAGTGACCGAATTTTATGTGCGGGCAAATCTCGTAAACAAGGCGGAAAGCTTCTTGTTTCTTGTCGGAATCCGACATGATGTCCATTATGTTCATTACCGGCGGCAGCTGGACACGGCCGACCGCCGTCCCTGGTGGTTGAACCGAAGCGAGACGGTCCGCCAATCCTTGAACAAAACACGACGCCACCCTCTGGAACGACGAGCCGAACACTAAGGCATTGGCGCGAAGCTCCGATAGTAACGCCGAGGCATGGGACTTGTCGCGGCAAGCCACCGCTTCGGCACAAGCGATGAGAAGCTGAACTAGCCTCATCCCGTATGCCGTTTCGTCTTCTTCGATTCCATTTTCTTCATAACCGGCTGCCATCGCTGCCGCAGCAGCCGCCGCCTCTTCTACTGCCTCAGCAGCAAGGTACCTTTTACTGTAAGTCAATATATGGTCTCTGAAATGAAGACTTGACAAACTACTCAAACTACCATTGCTGTCGTTCCTGCTCATCCCGCCGTCGCTGTTTCCGCCGTTAATAGTTCGTTTCAGCCTCTTATTATCTCTGGTTTCTTCTTCAAAAAACCGGCGGCTCCAGTTATTATCATCGTTGTCCACAATTAAAGGCATAAAACGGTGAGAACAGAAAGTCATGCCCATGGCGGAAAGCGTAAGATCGAGACCAATCACTTCATCGATCTTATCTGACTTTTGAAACTCATTTGGCAAGAAACCATGAGACAttgttgttttttcttcttttttttttctaaaatatctTCAACAAAGCTCTGAAAGACCCTAAGACCAAGCTTCGATGCTTTAAATAAGAAACCTATGCTATGGGTTTTTCTTGTAAAAGCGTTATCATCGAGATTTTCATGCAATAATTCGGACAAATCTGATTGGCGTTTTCAGAGCATGCATTACTTAAACTCAGACagacataaaataaaagaagggtAAATCAACATTTGGTCCAAAACTTtgacaatttttcaatttaatccttaaacttttTTATCATATTAGTCCTAGAACTTGACAATTTTTTCTATCTTTTATCCATGTGATAATGTAATACTCTAATATTGTAACATAtcgttatttaaaaaataattttgtactaaaaaaattgaaatgacattaattggataattttttttaaaaatttctgtGATATTTAAGGATTAATGTAAAGATAAATTTTCTGTCTTGattattgtaaataaaaaaattaaaagtcaaaattgaaaaaaaaatcaaatttagagaataaatatttcaacaattACCTTGCCTCTTGGCTTCCCAACATTTTGGATGTAATCAATAAACTTGTCTAAACTTCCACTCTAGGTGGTAACCATGAATTTAGTCGTGGTAAATGTCATTTTCTGCAGTCCTACATATTCTCTTTGACTTTTTACTTTTCTTACTTAACAAAGTTGTTTGctcaaattatgctattagtaCATGTAATATAATAAGTTGTTGATTTAATCCCTATAATCTGATTtggttaattttaattattgaaattgttgaattttaaaatttcagttttaaCCCAAACGATAATAGTTTAATAATCAATTTATGCTATTAGTCATGTAGTATACATAAGTTGTGGATTCAGTTCTATAATCTAATTTGGtcagttttaatttttatattttttatttttttaattttcaattccaACCCAAACAATAATAGCTTAATTTGtctaaatcaaaatttgatattagccatatattatatataagttaCAATTTTAGTCTATATTGATGATTTTCAGTGtttatgttttttgaattttgaaatttcaattgtGACTTGAAGATAGTCTTAAATCAATTAAGTAAAAGATGTTACTTTTTTGTGAATATTATGAGAAAATAACAAGCTGACATGAAATTAaacatgtgataatatgtttatcgaataaaattaaaatttaataactatcatttgatcatgactaaaattttaaaatttaaaaaacataaaattaaaaatgaccaaattaaattataaatattacatCCACAACTTAAGTGCAGTATAAAGAACTTCCTTTGATAAATACTAAAAacactttttttaatataataataatttttaaatttatccttTATCAAATATATACTCATATATCATTCGTATATACGTGACAATGCAACAAAATATATACTTAGGTAGATAGCTATATATTGTCGTTCGattttgttaaaatgtgaaaaacaTGTCCCCCTATTGAGAGTAAAAATGCAGGTCTTacaataatatgttttttttttttgtgccgGCTCTTGAGAACATTGAAATGAAagaaacaaatataatatataaatgctgCTAAGAAATAATTGAATAAGTAGGTCTTAGAGCCCTTCACGCTGCTAATAACTCACTATTATTGGTCTATTGAACTTTTTTCATTTAACTTTTGCAATTGAATTGTCTGCATTCATCAATAATCTTGTTTGATATCACCAATGCTGCCATATTTTCTATGTTCAAATAAAACTCTTCAATTTTTTGAGGCATTCGTATTTGATATTCATAGTACAGCTctttaaatacataaatattaattggatatatatgtttaatcatctgtaaagtttaaaaattgttttagaggaattaaaaataaattttaaaaatttagagaaaattttagttttactattacattaatttgtaattttaaaaagttttaatggagtaaatgaaaattttatcattaaagGGAAAACCCTGCCTATcccttgtatatatatgttttgatacTCACATTAAAGTCGGAATAATATATAAGATGCTAGCTTTAAATAGTAGTGTAATTACTCAAAATTGCCCTACATGTTGTTATAGGGTATGGGTTTAAACCTCTCGAAGTCTATTGGTTTATATTTCTTTAAAAGGGTGATTATGTGCGCATATATGAGTCCACCTTCTCAAATACTCTACAAGGCGCTTTCACCATATGTTTAGGCAACTTTTTCGGCCTCTTCGTAGAGTTAAGAGACCAAATCCTAACCAACGACAATACTAAGTGTGTTTAGAGCAAGGGCAATTTTAAAAGGGCATACAAGAGTCTTAGTCTccacaaaattgaaaatttgctaTGCAACCCTTcaagaaatatttaaataataaattaatatgtgGTTAAATTGCACTTAAgtttcccaaaaataaaaaaaaaatattaaaccctTCAAAAACAATAcaatcatatattaatatatgataaaattatattttaacgttttaaaaatttataatttcatttttactctataaaaaaaattctaaattcacCGTGATTAAAAAGTCTACCGACTTTATGCAAATGACAATTCATAATCTTCTCCTAAAAGGAAGAAATCCCTCACCAACATCCATATCTAATTACATATATGAACATACCTATGTAGCTTTGATACTTAAAAACTCTAAATATATGGAACTcttggaaaaatatatatactcaCATAGTTGAAATAACAAATTATGAgactctttattttttaaaatatttgtataagaTTTATATTCTGATAAAATATAATCgtttaaataaatgtaaaaaaaaaccaTACTATGTATAGCCGAAGAACTAGAACAACACATATTCTACAAAATATTCTTCGTCAATGGCTTTGTCCCCCACccccaaattaaattatataaaaaaaattaaatgtggtGTTCTCTAAGGCATCTGGCGTGTTTTAGAAAAAGGTTAGtttctataaattattattttaatagtatttatctattttagtGTTAAATGTGAACTTTGATTCAATTGTAAATCAAGTTACATATGTTCAATAGATATAATTGTTTGATATataataaacaaacataaaaatgaTGTCATAGCAACCGCAATGTTAGCCATaccttaaaattaaattaaattaaaattcaatcatgtatgagatcataataaaattaaattatattttatgtgtaatttgttatttatctaaaaatatacacatatataaattaaatcgTGCCGTAACTACAAGTGAAAAAAtgtaatatacatatttattaaaaaatatgtaaaagatAATTAAGGTTTTCAATTGATATggtaaatttgaaatattaaaatttatgatatcCTTAATCAAATCTCACAGTGTGaggatatttttaaatatttattttatatttaaatagtatagatatatcttatttatatttaaatttttatcttatttaataaaatttcctctctttttttaatgaataaaactATACATCTTTATGGAAAAAGGTGATAAGTGAATATCATGTGAAAATGAGGGATGGTGTCCCGTACTTAAAAAAGCCTTTGATAAATGTATATCAACTTATTTGAATAAGGGACTTGTGATGAAAACAGTGCATGGCCAAGGTGGATAAAGCTTTTATAAATGATTCACAGCCTCAAATGTTTAAAACTCTTTGGTCCCTTAAAACATCGAAGGCCTATGCTTTAGAGGTAGTATGGTAGATGGGGGTCGGGTTTGGATTGAATTTAAGAaacaaaagtaataaaaattatttaattttatttataaaaatattaatattaatattaatataataatatattttaaaaattggttaatggggtaaaagtatcatgaaagtTTATGTACTGAACATATGTATTAAGAATTAtactacattttatttattttattcaaaaaataagtaaaataattcctatataacatatcaaaatttattttgttaaaaacttATGTGACTAGAAGAATAATTAGATAATTACATGTGATGTGTCACATATACATTTTGTTAATGTCCAATGACAAGTTTGTAACaataaaaattgatgaatttttaacagaaaaatcaGTTTGCTTTTTAATTTGACATACATGAACTAAATTACCTTTTTTTGAGTAAAGGGAGCAAAATGTAATTCGAAAATACTTTACTCAAGcccataaattttcaaattaatctttatatattGGTATAAGGCAACACTTATTCTCTGATCTTGAtcgtttttttttagtttttattaatgTGATGATTTATCACTTTGAATTCTTCGTCATATTTAATCTTTTTAGCCCAAATAACTTCAAAGTATTATGTCAAAACCTTTTTTTACCATAAGTTAATTTGATGATATTTGAGaacacattaaatttaatttttaagacattgaatttttattaagattataattttttttcataggTGCAATCGATCTCctaagaaattatatttttaaaaagaaattttaaaatccttttaaaatataaatttaaaatctgCATTATTGAAAtagagaaagaaaaacaaatttggGTTGTggaatcataaaaattaaaaatttcaacctcacacacacatatatattttctttttgttatatTGATAGTtttaaactaatatatatataattcaaactTAATTGAAACATTAAATCGacttgatccagataaaatatgattattacatattatatcatTACAATTGCATGgactaaaaatgaaagaaaaaaggaaaaaggccCGACTGCTTTTATGGAATCAACATTGCCATTAAAGGAAGGTAATTGTGTATCTGTTTTTATgatttctttccttatttttgttatatttatatttaagttttacaaaagtatttaaaatttaatatgttgatataagttttatttttatttgggttggATGTTTCTTTATGCTGCTTTTATTACGTTTGTACTATgtagttttttttcccttttcaagTTAGGTTCATGCATATATGATTGGattttagttttatatatttatataattattgataTGTTTTTATCATTGCATTTCTTTGtagtttatataatttaattttagtaaccgattattattttttaaaacaataatatttgcaatgcattaattaataaaaatattattatcatgatagataccttaattttgaaaaaaatacatcAATTATAAACAAAAGCTATTCTTATGCTATGCTCAAGTGGCTTGAGTCAGGCAGAGAGGGAAGAttttttaaagatatatataCGAATTTTAGTTTTGTGCATTTTAAATATTagcttaaatttaaataatttaaaaggatatatcatatgaattttagtttaatgtgtaaatttatacacaaattttaattttatgtaattgtgcatttgtaaattttattttatccaattctcataaattattaatacaattattgatatatcatcattttatgtttatatattgcatacaaataattatatttattctatataaaaaaattaatgtatttatttctttaaatatgtatgattaaattaaaattaaattttcatatatatatttgaacaacgattaattttcatgtattattttgaaatttgtcctaacatatttatatttaaaacttcattataatatatatgttaatataaacttatttttaatatttttaaagcaaaaagaTGGGTTATTTAGTATAatcattgaaaaataaattagatatttgtaaattgataaatttacacAAATAATCACCTAACAGTTAGAAAATGATTACCCATATTTTCGTTTATTGAACAATAAAAAATGtgca from the Gossypium hirsutum isolate 1008001.06 chromosome D09, Gossypium_hirsutum_v2.1, whole genome shotgun sequence genome contains:
- the LOC121221072 gene encoding GRAS family protein RAD1, whose amino-acid sequence is MSHGFLPNEFQKSDKIDEVIGLDLTLSAMGMTFCSHRFMPLIVDNDDNNWSRRFFEEETRDNKRLKRTINGGNSDGGMSRNDSNGSLSSLSSLHFRDHILTYSKRYLAAEAVEEAAAAAAAMAAGYEENGIEEDETAYGMRLVQLLIACAEAVACRDKSHASALLSELRANALVFGSSFQRVASCFVQGLADRLASVQPPGTAVGRVQLPPVMNIMDIMSDSDKKQEAFRLVYEICPHIKFGHFVANLAILEAFEGESLVHVVDLGMTLGLPQGHQWRFLIQSLAATRGGAGKPHCTRLRITAVGLCVDRFDVIGKDLKTYAKSMGINLEFNIVESNLENLKPENIKVSDDEVLVVNSILQLHCVVKESRGALNSVLQMIHELSPKLLVLVEQDSSHNGPFFLGRFMEALHYYSAIFDSLDAMLPKYDTRRAKMEQFYFAEEIKNIVSCEGADRVERHERVDQWRRRMSRAGFQATPLRLMSQAKQWLGNNKVCEGYTVVEDKGCLVLGWNAKPIVAVSCWKC